In Chitinophaga nivalis, a single genomic region encodes these proteins:
- a CDS encoding diadenylate cyclase gives MKEVIEFYGVAFRWLNVIDLLIVVFLIIQLYRLLKGSLAFNIFVGLLMVYAAYFLVRALQMPILTIILQNFINVGIIAIIIIFQPEIRKFLLVLGKKTPLSKDSFLTKLFLPDKFKSYKEEENIINEIIVAVSRMQSTYTGALIIIATTYRVKFDSASSIPIDGNVSAKLIESIFEKHSPLHDGALIIVGNKILAAKVILPVSENPNLPTRIGLRHRSAVGITEHSDNLAIIVSEERGSVSYAQDGVLVQDVSLEDLKVKMYEVLIDGYA, from the coding sequence ATGAAGGAAGTTATAGAATTCTATGGAGTGGCATTTCGTTGGCTGAATGTTATAGACCTGTTGATTGTTGTTTTTTTAATTATCCAATTATACCGTTTGTTAAAGGGCAGCCTGGCCTTTAACATTTTCGTAGGCCTGTTGATGGTATACGCGGCTTATTTTCTGGTAAGGGCGTTGCAGATGCCGATTCTCACGATCATCCTGCAAAACTTTATCAACGTTGGTATTATTGCCATCATCATTATTTTCCAGCCGGAGATCCGGAAATTCCTGCTGGTACTGGGAAAGAAAACACCTTTAAGCAAGGATAGTTTTTTAACCAAACTGTTTCTGCCTGATAAATTCAAAAGTTATAAGGAAGAAGAAAATATTATCAATGAGATCATTGTAGCAGTGAGCCGGATGCAAAGTACCTATACCGGGGCACTTATTATCATCGCCACCACCTATCGGGTGAAATTCGATTCTGCTTCCAGTATTCCCATTGACGGTAACGTGAGTGCCAAACTGATAGAAAGCATTTTCGAGAAACACAGTCCCCTGCATGATGGGGCGCTGATTATTGTAGGGAATAAAATCCTGGCCGCCAAAGTAATCCTGCCGGTTTCTGAGAATCCTAACCTGCCGACCCGTATTGGCCTCCGCCATCGTTCTGCAGTGGGTATCACAGAACACAGTGACAACCTGGCGATTATTGTTTCCGAAGAAAGAGGATCCGTATCCTATGCACAGGATGGTGTACTGGTACAGGATGTATCTTTGGAAGACCTGAAAGTAAAAATGTATGAGGTACTGATCGACGGTTACGCCTGA
- the xerD gene encoding site-specific tyrosine recombinase XerD: MWESFRKLFKGYLRLERSMSDHSVEAYVRDVEKLEQYLLSQGKDKLRPQDVTLEDLQGCVQWIAKLGMTATSQARTISGLKAFYKFLLLEDMAKEDPTQLLEAPRTLRKLPDVLTFEEIEKIIAQIKLDTPEGHRNKAILETMYSCGLRVSEITSLQITQLHFDVGFIRVIGKGNKERMVPIGRDAMQQIDIYRRHVRIDLPVKYGEEDTLFLNRRGGALSRVMIFLVIKELTKLAGIAKNVSPHTFRHSFATHLVEGGADLRAVQEMLGHESITTTEIYTHLDREYLRDTLHRFHPRF, translated from the coding sequence ATGTGGGAATCATTCCGGAAACTATTTAAAGGTTATTTAAGATTAGAGCGCTCGATGTCGGATCATTCTGTGGAGGCATATGTGCGGGATGTGGAAAAACTGGAACAATACCTGCTCTCGCAGGGAAAAGACAAGTTGCGGCCGCAGGATGTTACACTGGAAGACCTGCAGGGTTGCGTGCAATGGATTGCGAAACTGGGCATGACAGCGACCTCCCAGGCGCGGACGATATCCGGGCTGAAAGCATTTTATAAATTCCTCTTGCTGGAAGATATGGCGAAGGAAGATCCGACCCAGTTGCTGGAAGCTCCCCGCACATTGCGTAAGCTACCGGATGTACTGACTTTTGAGGAAATCGAAAAGATCATTGCCCAGATAAAACTGGATACACCGGAAGGGCATCGTAATAAAGCCATCCTGGAAACGATGTACAGCTGCGGGTTGCGGGTCAGTGAAATCACCAGTCTTCAGATTACCCAGCTCCATTTTGATGTGGGCTTTATCCGGGTGATCGGGAAAGGCAACAAGGAAAGAATGGTACCCATTGGCCGGGATGCCATGCAGCAGATTGATATTTACCGGCGGCATGTTCGTATAGACCTGCCCGTGAAATACGGAGAAGAAGACACGTTGTTTCTGAATCGCCGGGGCGGTGCGCTGAGCAGGGTCATGATTTTCCTCGTCATCAAGGAGCTGACCAAACTGGCGGGCATTGCGAAAAATGTATCTCCCCATACTTTCCGGCATTCCTTTGCCACGCACCTGGTAGAAGGCGGCGCCGACCTGCGGGCCGTACAGGAAATGCTGGGACATGAAAGTATAACGACTACGGAAATCTACACGCACCTGGACCGGGAATACCTGCGGGACACCTTACACCGCTTCCATCCCAGGTTTTAG
- a CDS encoding response regulator transcription factor — protein MAHIKVAIADDHKIFRSGVINTLVPYENIRFVFEADDGLHLLQSMELQRPDVILMDLKMPNMDGIEATIKVKEKYPDVKVIILTMYEDDNFIVHLVENGANAYLLKNAEPEEIYEAICTTYEKGFYFNENVNLALLKKVLHKNKQQFKPTLKNEIQLNDREQEVLKLICNECTTQEISEQIFLSPRTVEGIRQKLLEKLNVKNSVGLVLYAFRNGLIE, from the coding sequence ATGGCACACATTAAAGTGGCCATTGCGGATGACCACAAAATCTTCCGCAGTGGAGTGATCAACACACTGGTACCGTACGAAAATATCCGCTTCGTTTTTGAAGCGGATGATGGTCTCCACCTGCTGCAAAGCATGGAGCTCCAGCGGCCGGATGTGATTCTGATGGATCTTAAGATGCCCAATATGGACGGCATTGAGGCGACCATCAAGGTAAAGGAAAAATACCCGGATGTAAAAGTGATCATCCTCACCATGTATGAAGATGACAATTTTATCGTACACCTGGTAGAAAACGGCGCTAACGCCTATTTACTAAAAAATGCAGAACCGGAAGAAATCTATGAAGCGATCTGTACTACTTACGAGAAAGGGTTTTACTTCAACGAAAATGTAAACCTGGCACTCCTTAAAAAAGTACTGCACAAAAACAAACAGCAGTTCAAACCTACACTGAAAAACGAAATACAACTCAATGACCGCGAACAGGAGGTCCTGAAACTGATTTGCAATGAATGTACCACCCAGGAAATTTCTGAGCAGATCTTTTTAAGTCCCCGCACGGTAGAAGGGATCCGGCAAAAACTATTGGAAAAGCTCAACGTAAAAAACAGCGTGGGGCTGGTATTGTATGCTTTCCGGAACGGACTGATTGAGTAG
- a CDS encoding sensor histidine kinase: MSIVDIIVIGSTVMLTLGILVVVLVIFQQKQVILHKLTLRDIDLKIQRERLLAVLQGQEQERKRIAEDLHDEVGAQLSVLKLNIGGLQPLLKTGSGEAERLRETKDFADIIIQQLRFISQSLHPQALENLGLAHALDSFCNLMNKNKQVKISFKTADNGQPVDREKALNVYRVVQELINNILKHAQATAVLITYQSTPTLLTVNIEDDGNGALLGTLGESRAKTGSLGLKNIESRLNIIGGTINFANRTPHGTIATISVENYQSPTQNS, from the coding sequence ATGAGTATAGTTGATATTATTGTCATTGGTTCTACAGTAATGTTAACACTGGGGATATTGGTTGTTGTATTGGTTATCTTTCAACAAAAGCAGGTTATTCTGCATAAACTGACGTTGCGGGACATCGACCTGAAAATCCAGCGGGAACGGTTACTGGCCGTTCTCCAGGGCCAGGAACAGGAACGCAAACGTATTGCAGAAGACCTGCATGATGAAGTAGGCGCCCAGCTTTCGGTACTGAAACTCAATATCGGCGGGCTACAACCCCTGTTAAAAACCGGCAGTGGCGAAGCAGAAAGATTACGGGAAACAAAAGATTTTGCAGACATTATCATCCAGCAATTGCGGTTCATCTCCCAAAGCCTGCACCCGCAGGCCCTGGAAAACCTGGGACTGGCGCATGCACTGGATTCTTTCTGCAACCTGATGAACAAAAACAAACAGGTAAAAATTTCCTTTAAAACAGCTGACAACGGTCAGCCGGTAGACCGGGAAAAAGCGCTCAACGTATACCGGGTCGTACAGGAATTAATCAATAACATCCTGAAACACGCCCAGGCAACAGCAGTATTAATCACTTATCAGTCAACTCCCACCCTGTTAACGGTGAATATTGAGGATGACGGCAACGGCGCACTGCTGGGTACACTAGGTGAATCCAGGGCCAAAACCGGTAGCCTCGGGCTCAAAAATATAGAGAGCCGGTTGAACATTATTGGCGGAACTATTAACTTTGCCAATAGAACACCACATGGTACCATCGCTACCATCAGTGTAGAAAATTATCAGTCACCCACACAGAATAGTTGA
- the folP gene encoding dihydropteroate synthase — MRPHHIHPLPSPAINCRGQLLSLATPVVMGIINITADSFFEGSRMHVLHEVVAKAGQHLAEGAAILDLGAQSTRPGATIVGPEEEISRLLPAIHAILHHYPQAIISIDTWYADVAEKAIHAGAAIINDISAGDLDPAMIPTAGRLQVPYIAMHMQGKPATMQSNPQYEDVVQEVLDYLVKKLAACREAGVKDFIADPGFGFGKTLEHNYALMKDLHLFYDILGVPVLTGISRKSMLYKLLHITPEEALNGTTVLNTIALQQGTHILRVHDVKAAMEAIRITEKVKGN; from the coding sequence ATGAGACCACACCATATCCATCCCCTGCCATCCCCTGCTATTAACTGCCGCGGCCAGTTGTTGTCACTGGCTACACCGGTCGTCATGGGCATTATTAATATTACAGCAGATTCTTTTTTTGAAGGCAGCCGCATGCATGTCCTCCATGAAGTAGTAGCCAAAGCGGGGCAACACCTGGCAGAAGGTGCTGCCATCCTGGACCTCGGCGCGCAAAGTACCCGACCCGGCGCCACTATCGTAGGCCCGGAAGAAGAAATAAGCCGGTTGCTGCCGGCCATTCATGCGATTTTACATCACTACCCGCAGGCGATTATTTCTATTGATACCTGGTATGCCGACGTGGCTGAAAAAGCGATACACGCCGGAGCCGCTATTATTAATGATATCAGTGCCGGAGATCTGGACCCCGCCATGATTCCCACTGCCGGCCGCCTGCAGGTGCCGTATATTGCCATGCATATGCAGGGAAAGCCTGCTACCATGCAAAGCAATCCGCAATACGAAGACGTGGTACAGGAAGTGCTGGACTATCTGGTAAAAAAACTGGCCGCATGCCGCGAAGCCGGTGTGAAAGATTTTATTGCAGACCCGGGATTCGGATTCGGCAAAACCCTGGAACATAATTATGCGCTCATGAAAGACCTCCACCTCTTTTATGACATACTCGGCGTACCGGTGCTGACAGGTATCTCCCGTAAATCTATGTTGTATAAGCTACTGCACATAACGCCGGAAGAGGCGCTGAATGGTACAACGGTACTCAATACCATTGCCTTGCAACAAGGCACCCATATCTTACGGGTACACGACGTAAAAGCCGCAATGGAGGCGATCAGGATTACAGAGAAAGTAAAAGGTAATTAA
- a CDS encoding thiol-disulfide oxidoreductase DCC family protein: protein MENGIILFDGVCNFCNASINFVIRHDRQRYFRFAPLQSDTAAALAGTYHFDPTAMASFILIENGRAYTKSTAALRVARRLPWPWKLGYAGIIIPPFIRHGLYSWIARNRYRWFGRQESCMMPTPEVRSRFLT from the coding sequence ATGGAAAACGGGATTATACTATTTGACGGGGTTTGTAATTTCTGTAATGCCAGTATCAATTTTGTGATCCGGCACGACCGGCAGCGTTATTTCCGGTTTGCCCCCCTCCAATCTGATACGGCGGCAGCATTGGCCGGCACCTATCATTTCGATCCAACGGCGATGGCCTCTTTTATATTGATCGAGAACGGGCGGGCCTATACGAAAAGTACGGCCGCCCTCCGGGTAGCCCGGCGGTTACCATGGCCCTGGAAGTTGGGATACGCCGGTATCATCATCCCACCGTTTATCCGGCATGGCCTTTATAGCTGGATTGCGCGCAACCGTTACCGTTGGTTCGGGCGACAGGAATCCTGTATGATGCCTACGCCGGAAGTAAGAAGCCGGTTTCTCACGTAA
- a CDS encoding DHH family phosphoesterase, with the protein MKSIEEIKPLLENPKKVVITMHQKPDADAMGSSLALYHYLIQKGHDVTVISPTNFPDFLKWMPGADGVIDYESSTDKAMQALEGIELLFCLDFNALYRTKNLAPHLEPLQCTRVLIDHHLEPQPVFDYGVSDTGASSTAQLVYETIYKLGDEKLINLEIAQCIYAGTVTDTGSFRFASTTARVHRMVADLMDRGLRHEVIHQAIYDNFLENRLRFLGHSLLNRMEVFYEFNTAMLAIPYSDLKRFDLQTGDTEGLVNFLLSIQGIKMAALIIDRNVEVKLSFRSKGDFDVNTFARKYFDGGGHFNASGGRSTDSLEKTVNRFIKAVEENETALQ; encoded by the coding sequence ATGAAGTCGATCGAGGAAATTAAGCCTTTGCTGGAAAACCCCAAGAAAGTGGTTATTACAATGCATCAGAAGCCGGATGCAGATGCGATGGGATCATCACTGGCGTTGTACCACTATCTTATACAGAAAGGACACGATGTAACTGTAATATCACCTACCAACTTTCCGGATTTTCTGAAATGGATGCCTGGCGCGGATGGCGTTATTGATTACGAATCATCTACGGATAAGGCGATGCAGGCATTGGAAGGGATTGAACTGCTGTTCTGCCTGGACTTTAACGCGTTATACCGCACAAAGAACCTGGCCCCGCATCTGGAACCGCTGCAATGCACCCGTGTGCTGATTGATCACCACCTGGAGCCCCAGCCGGTTTTTGACTATGGCGTAAGTGATACCGGTGCCAGTTCTACTGCCCAGCTGGTATACGAAACCATCTATAAACTGGGGGATGAAAAGTTGATCAACCTGGAAATTGCCCAGTGTATTTATGCCGGTACCGTTACCGACACCGGTTCTTTCCGTTTTGCCTCTACCACAGCGCGTGTGCACCGGATGGTAGCCGACCTGATGGACAGAGGTTTACGTCATGAGGTGATACATCAGGCGATCTATGATAACTTTCTGGAAAACCGGTTGCGTTTTCTGGGCCATAGCCTGTTGAACCGCATGGAAGTATTCTATGAATTCAACACCGCTATGCTGGCGATTCCCTATTCCGACCTGAAACGGTTTGACCTGCAGACCGGCGACACCGAAGGACTGGTTAACTTCCTGTTATCCATACAGGGAATTAAAATGGCCGCTCTCATCATTGACCGTAATGTAGAGGTGAAGCTGTCGTTCCGCTCCAAAGGCGACTTTGATGTAAACACCTTCGCCCGCAAGTATTTCGACGGGGGAGGACACTTCAACGCTTCCGGTGGCAGAAGTACCGATTCGCTGGAAAAAACCGTGAACCGGTTTATTAAAGCCGTGGAAGAAAATGAAACAGCACTCCAATAA
- a CDS encoding FKBP-type peptidyl-prolyl cis-trans isomerase, with protein MKRKNQLLVAALGLLIASCGTGVKKTPGGIEYIVHKSGSGAQLKLGDTALMNVTQRINDSLLGESRKIVGGPIPIVISKPTSKFDLMEGFALLHEGDSATFFIPWDSLPAQERPPFGKKGDKIKITFAVEGTFSASTQKGKDEKEIKSYLEKNKIKATPNAEGVYIAVNQEGTGATPNPGDTVYVHYTGKLTSGKVFDSSQDSTMRPGMPLEPIKFPIGRGFVIKGWDAGLSGLKKGSKATLVIPSTLAYGLQGSPPAIPGNSILVFDVELVDIKAGKAEAPAPAAAPIPTK; from the coding sequence ATGAAAAGAAAAAATCAGTTATTAGTTGCAGCTTTAGGCTTACTGATAGCCAGCTGCGGTACAGGTGTTAAAAAAACACCGGGCGGTATTGAGTATATCGTTCACAAATCCGGCAGCGGTGCACAACTGAAGCTGGGAGATACTGCCCTGATGAATGTGACCCAGCGTATCAACGACTCGCTGCTGGGCGAATCCCGTAAAATTGTAGGTGGTCCTATCCCTATTGTGATTTCAAAACCTACGAGCAAATTCGATCTGATGGAAGGTTTTGCTTTGCTCCACGAAGGTGACAGCGCTACTTTCTTCATTCCATGGGATTCCTTACCAGCCCAGGAGCGTCCTCCTTTTGGTAAAAAAGGTGACAAGATCAAGATTACTTTCGCTGTAGAAGGTACTTTCTCTGCTTCTACCCAGAAAGGTAAAGACGAAAAAGAAATCAAATCTTACCTGGAGAAAAACAAAATCAAAGCTACTCCTAACGCAGAAGGTGTATACATCGCAGTTAATCAGGAAGGTACCGGCGCTACTCCTAATCCGGGAGATACCGTTTATGTACACTACACTGGTAAACTGACCAGCGGTAAAGTATTCGATTCCAGCCAGGATTCTACTATGCGTCCGGGTATGCCTTTAGAGCCTATCAAATTCCCTATCGGCCGTGGTTTCGTTATCAAAGGCTGGGATGCTGGTTTGAGCGGTCTGAAAAAAGGTTCCAAAGCTACTTTGGTAATTCCTTCTACTTTGGCTTACGGTTTACAGGGTAGCCCTCCGGCAATTCCTGGTAACTCTATCCTGGTATTCGACGTTGAACTGGTAGACATTAAAGCCGGTAAAGCGGAAGCACCAGCTCCTGCTGCAGCTCCAATACCAACTAAATAA
- a CDS encoding pyruvate carboxylase: protein MSDLPLIPLKKIRKLLVANRGEIAVRVLRAAAELRIRTVAVFTYEDRYSLHRYKADEAYQIGKDDDPLKPYLDIEGIIHLAKSQEIDAIHPGYGFLSENVQFARRCGEEGIIFVGPSPEVMAQLGDKVAAKVIAREAGVPLIEDSRLPLTDVATVVAESKRIGFPVMLKAAAGGGGRGMRMVHREEDLERSFLEARNEAGKAFGDDTIFIEKFIEEPKHIEVQLMGDNYGNIIHLYERDCSVQRRFQKVVEIAPSPDLPEATREQLYHYALLLARKVNFNNVGTVEFLVDREHRIYFIEVNPRIQVEHTVTEEVTGIDIVRSQILIAAGHRLADPEIFLKGQEDVHLNGVAIQCRITTEDPQNNFKPDYGTVIAYRNAGGFGIRLDEGSTYSGVNISPFFDSMLVKVTAWGRTLSGACARLHRTLREFRIRGVKTNIGFLENVINHDIFRRGNCTVGFIDKHPELFDLPQIHDRATKTLMYLADVTVNGHPDVKTKDPNRSFRVPVVPAFDRLQPFPEGTKDLLEKMGREEFAQWLRKENTIYFTDTTYRDAHQSLLATRVRTKDMMAVAEGYIRHNPQLFSMEVWGGATFDVAMRFLHECPWRRLQQLRKAMPNVLLQMLFRGSNGVGYSAYPENLLAKFIEKSWENGIDVFRIFDSLNWVEAMAPSIRFVREHTNALAQAAISYTGDVMKPAGNKYTLQYYVDLAKRLEDAGAHMLAVKDMAGLLKPQAAELLIGTLRGAVQLPIVLHTHDTAGVQAATYMKAIEAGVNVVDGSIAALSGLTSQPNLNSLIAVLEGHPRSKEMNLPALNAYSNYWEDVRDYYYPFESDMKAGTAQVYENEIPGGQYSNLRQQAESLGLGDKLELIKRNYTVVNQLFGDIVKVTPSSKVVGDMALFMTSNNLTAADILDEQRNLAFPASVKGFFRGELGVPYGGFPPALQRIVLKGEAPLPAGIAEQLPPVDFDADFAAFQTKYPLAGFLDYLSYHMFPKVFEEYYEHAQVYGNVEAIPTPAFFYGLKLGEEILVTLGQGKTIIVKLQYILPADDSGMRTVVFELNGYARRVQIRDRSVTSSAPVNKKVSDPAIEIGAPLQGRLSRLLIKSGDQVLANAPLFIIEAMKMETTVTATRNGKVKSVPLAEGTMVQQDDVVVEWHE from the coding sequence ATGTCAGACCTACCATTGATACCGTTAAAAAAGATCAGGAAATTATTAGTAGCCAACAGAGGGGAAATTGCGGTACGTGTGCTGCGCGCAGCAGCCGAATTACGTATTCGTACGGTCGCTGTTTTTACCTACGAAGACAGGTACTCCCTGCACCGCTACAAAGCGGATGAAGCCTATCAGATCGGTAAAGATGACGACCCCCTGAAACCATATCTGGACATAGAAGGTATCATCCATCTTGCCAAATCCCAGGAAATTGATGCGATCCATCCCGGTTACGGCTTTTTAAGTGAAAATGTACAGTTTGCCCGCCGTTGCGGGGAAGAAGGAATCATTTTCGTAGGTCCGTCACCGGAAGTCATGGCGCAGCTGGGCGATAAGGTAGCTGCAAAAGTTATTGCCCGGGAAGCCGGCGTTCCCCTCATTGAAGACAGCCGCTTACCCCTGACAGACGTGGCCACCGTGGTGGCCGAATCCAAACGTATAGGTTTCCCCGTTATGCTGAAAGCTGCCGCTGGTGGCGGTGGAAGAGGTATGCGTATGGTACATCGCGAAGAAGACCTGGAACGCTCCTTCCTGGAAGCCCGCAACGAAGCAGGTAAAGCCTTCGGAGATGATACCATCTTCATAGAAAAATTCATAGAAGAACCCAAACATATTGAAGTACAGTTGATGGGCGACAACTATGGTAATATTATTCACCTGTATGAACGGGACTGCTCTGTGCAGCGCCGTTTCCAGAAGGTGGTGGAAATAGCCCCTTCGCCCGACCTGCCGGAAGCAACCCGGGAGCAGTTGTATCATTATGCCCTGCTGCTGGCCCGCAAAGTAAACTTTAACAACGTGGGTACGGTAGAATTCCTGGTAGACCGCGAACACCGGATCTATTTTATTGAAGTGAATCCCCGTATTCAGGTAGAACATACCGTAACGGAAGAAGTAACCGGGATTGATATTGTACGATCGCAGATATTGATCGCCGCCGGGCACCGGTTGGCTGACCCGGAGATTTTCCTGAAAGGACAGGAGGATGTGCACCTCAACGGGGTAGCTATTCAATGCCGTATTACCACAGAAGACCCGCAGAACAACTTCAAACCGGACTACGGTACCGTGATTGCCTACCGCAATGCCGGCGGTTTTGGTATCCGCCTGGATGAAGGGAGTACTTACAGCGGGGTAAATATTTCCCCTTTCTTTGATTCCATGCTGGTGAAGGTGACAGCCTGGGGGCGTACCCTGTCCGGCGCCTGCGCCCGGCTGCACCGTACGCTGCGGGAGTTCCGCATCCGGGGCGTTAAAACCAATATCGGTTTCCTGGAGAATGTGATCAACCACGATATTTTCCGGCGCGGCAACTGTACCGTTGGATTTATAGATAAACACCCAGAGCTGTTTGACCTTCCGCAGATACATGACCGCGCTACCAAAACCCTGATGTACCTCGCTGACGTAACCGTCAACGGACATCCGGATGTAAAGACAAAAGACCCGAACCGGTCTTTCCGGGTGCCGGTGGTACCCGCATTCGACCGGTTGCAGCCCTTTCCGGAAGGCACCAAAGACCTGCTGGAGAAAATGGGCCGCGAAGAATTCGCACAATGGTTGCGTAAAGAGAACACCATATATTTTACAGATACAACTTACCGGGATGCCCACCAAAGTCTGCTGGCCACCCGGGTACGTACCAAAGATATGATGGCGGTGGCCGAAGGGTATATCCGGCATAATCCGCAGCTGTTTTCCATGGAGGTATGGGGTGGCGCTACCTTTGATGTGGCCATGCGCTTTTTACATGAATGCCCGTGGCGCCGGCTGCAGCAACTGCGGAAGGCGATGCCTAACGTATTGCTGCAGATGTTGTTCCGGGGATCTAACGGCGTCGGCTACTCGGCGTATCCGGAAAACCTGCTGGCGAAGTTCATCGAGAAATCCTGGGAGAACGGGATCGATGTATTCCGCATCTTCGACTCCCTGAACTGGGTGGAAGCGATGGCGCCCAGCATCCGTTTTGTACGGGAGCATACCAATGCACTGGCACAGGCGGCCATCAGCTATACCGGGGATGTCATGAAGCCTGCCGGTAATAAATATACCCTGCAGTATTATGTAGACCTGGCCAAGCGGCTGGAAGATGCCGGCGCACATATGCTGGCCGTGAAAGACATGGCAGGGTTGCTGAAACCACAGGCGGCAGAACTGCTGATCGGCACTTTACGCGGAGCGGTGCAGCTGCCTATTGTATTACATACCCATGATACCGCCGGTGTGCAGGCGGCTACCTATATGAAGGCCATTGAAGCGGGGGTGAATGTCGTGGATGGTTCGATTGCCGCTTTGAGCGGGCTGACGTCGCAACCCAATCTCAACTCCCTCATTGCCGTGCTGGAGGGACATCCCAGAAGTAAGGAGATGAACCTGCCGGCATTGAATGCCTATAGTAATTACTGGGAGGATGTACGGGACTACTATTACCCGTTTGAATCCGACATGAAAGCCGGTACGGCGCAGGTATATGAAAACGAGATTCCGGGTGGGCAGTATTCCAATTTACGCCAGCAGGCGGAGTCGCTGGGCCTGGGAGATAAACTGGAGCTGATTAAACGGAACTATACTGTGGTCAACCAGTTGTTTGGCGATATTGTAAAGGTAACGCCCAGTTCCAAGGTAGTGGGCGACATGGCTTTATTTATGACCAGCAACAATTTAACCGCGGCAGATATCCTGGATGAACAGCGTAACCTGGCTTTCCCGGCATCAGTGAAAGGGTTCTTCCGGGGCGAACTGGGTGTTCCCTACGGTGGATTTCCACCAGCGCTGCAGCGGATTGTACTGAAAGGAGAAGCACCGCTGCCGGCCGGAATTGCGGAGCAATTGCCACCGGTGGATTTCGACGCGGATTTTGCGGCGTTCCAGACAAAGTATCCGTTGGCCGGGTTCCTGGATTACCTCAGCTATCACATGTTCCCCAAAGTGTTTGAGGAGTATTATGAACATGCCCAGGTATACGGCAACGTGGAGGCGATTCCAACACCGGCTTTCTTTTATGGGCTGAAACTGGGAGAAGAGATATTGGTAACCCTGGGCCAGGGAAAAACGATCATTGTCAAGTTGCAGTATATCCTGCCGGCAGATGACAGCGGTATGCGAACCGTCGTGTTTGAACTGAACGGGTATGCGCGGCGGGTACAAATCCGGGATCGCTCCGTTACCAGTTCGGCGCCGGTGAACAAAAAAGTGAGCGACCCGGCTATTGAAATCGGAGCACCCTTACAGGGGCGTTTATCCCGGCTACTGATTAAGTCGGGCGATCAGGTGTTAGCGAATGCCCCCCTCTTTATTATTGAGGCCATGAAGATGGAAACAACGGTAACGGCTACCCGAAATGGGAAAGTGAAATCGGTGCCTTTAGCAGAGGGAACGATGGTGCAACAGGATGATGTGGTGGTGGAGTGGCACGAATAG
- a CDS encoding nucleoside-diphosphate kinase yields MSNRTFTMIKPDAVANGHIGGILDMINAAGFRIVAMKMTQLSSAKAGEFYAVHKERPFYGELVEFMSSGHIVAAILEKDNAVEDFRKLIGATNPANAEEGTIRKKYAESIGRNAVHGSDSDENAAIEGDFFFSGLEKF; encoded by the coding sequence ATGAGCAACAGAACATTTACTATGATCAAGCCCGATGCAGTTGCAAATGGGCATATTGGTGGCATTCTCGACATGATCAATGCTGCAGGTTTCCGTATCGTAGCGATGAAGATGACCCAGTTATCTTCTGCTAAAGCGGGTGAGTTTTATGCCGTGCACAAAGAAAGACCGTTCTATGGCGAACTGGTTGAATTCATGAGCAGCGGTCATATCGTAGCGGCTATCCTGGAAAAGGACAACGCTGTGGAAGACTTCCGTAAACTGATCGGTGCTACCAACCCTGCCAACGCAGAAGAAGGTACCATCCGTAAAAAATATGCAGAATCGATTGGCCGCAACGCGGTACATGGTTCCGACTCTGATGAGAATGCCGCTATCGAAGGCGACTTCTTCTTCAGTGGTCTGGAAAAATTCTAA
- a CDS encoding DUF1599 domain-containing protein: MMDTLAQYNAAIAGCKDIFIKKTKDYGTSWRVLRPIAVVDQIFIKAQRIRNIQEIGTQKVADNIEGEFKAIVNYGIIGLIQLEKTGNPYTDMPVAEVEERYNASVKLVTDVMLAKNHDYGEAWRDLSQESFTDLILTKLLRIKQILRNQGQTLISEGIDANYVDIINYAVFALIKISEE, encoded by the coding sequence ATGATGGATACATTAGCTCAGTACAATGCCGCGATTGCCGGTTGCAAAGACATCTTCATTAAAAAGACAAAGGATTACGGAACTTCCTGGCGCGTATTACGCCCGATAGCCGTAGTGGATCAGATTTTCATCAAAGCGCAACGTATCCGGAATATTCAGGAAATCGGTACCCAGAAAGTGGCCGACAATATTGAAGGGGAGTTTAAAGCCATTGTAAATTATGGTATCATCGGGTTGATACAACTTGAGAAAACCGGTAATCCCTACACGGATATGCCAGTGGCCGAAGTGGAAGAACGTTATAATGCATCCGTTAAACTGGTGACCGATGTGATGCTGGCCAAGAACCATGATTACGGCGAAGCATGGCGCGACCTGAGTCAGGAATCATTCACAGATCTTATTCTTACTAAATTACTCCGTATCAAACAGATCCTGCGTAATCAGGGGCAAACACTGATCTCCGAAGGCATTGACGCGAATTATGTAGACATTATTAATTACGCGGTATTTGCGCTCATCAAAATCAGTGAGGAGTAG